The nucleotide window CCTCAAAATTTTTCAGGCGGCGCTTCTATAAAAATTGCTGATTATCCGTGGATAATAAAAGCGGGTTGGACAAGCTCGACCTTTGAGAAGTTATTTTGGAGAAAAGAACATATTTATTTAATAATTGTAATTTTATTTACTCTTTTATTTATAATTTTAGACGTAATAGCAAATATAACGTTTAAAAAAATTTTACGTCTTAAAAGTTATCAATCAGCCGCTATTAGCGCTCAGGAAGCCGTTTTATTTTTAAAAAACGCAGAAAGCATATATAAACATATCGTTGATTTAATAGTTGCTAAAACCGATTCTATGGGATCCGTTTTAGTCGTTCCGGATAAAGAGAAAGGTTATTTTATTCCCGTCGCCGCATGTGCGGACGACGAAGAGCATGAGAAAAATCTTTTAAAAATAAAACCATCCTTTAGAAGCGACGATATAATGGGAAACATGCCCGTATCGATAGCTTATAAAGAAAAAAAAGTGATCGGGCCTATTTATAGCTTTAATAAAAAAATTATAGATAAATATCCGACGTTTTCCAGAGTAAAAAGTTTGATGGCTTTTCCTATATTTAAGGATTTAGAATCTGATCCAGCGGCTATCTTAGGAATACAATCCGATTCAAAATATTATTTCAACAAAGATATGATTAGCGTAATAAAACAACTTATAAATTCATTAGGATTAGCGCTTAATAATATAGACGTTAATAAACGTTTGGTTTACGAGACAGAACATCAGAAACGGCTTATAGAGTTCAATTTCTTTTTAGCACAGATGAATCAGTTGATAAGCAGAACGGAAAATGAAAAAATTTTTATAGACTCTATATGTGAAATGGCAGTAAATTATATCGGTTTAAAATTAGTATGGATAGCGCAGCCCGATGAAAAAGGAGACGTGCATTTTATATCTTATCAAGGAATTCAAGGATTAGTCGAACGTTTAAATATTTCGGTTAATTCAGACGTGCAGGAGGGACACTCCAGCGTCGGCAGAGCATGGCGCTCAAAAAAAGCCGTTTATATTCCTTCATTTAAAAATGACCCTTCTATGCGTCCATGGCTTGAAATAAACAAAGAGTTCGGTTTGCTGTCCAGCGCCTCTATGCCTATAATGAGAGGCGGAGTTATTTGGGCGGTATTAACTGTGCTTCATTCGGAAGAAAACTTTTTTGACGATGATCTTAAAAATCTAATGGAAGAAATAGCTTTAGATATAGGCTACGGTTTAGACAGGATAGATCTTATAAACGATAAAAAAAGAGAATCGGAAATAAGAAATGCATTTTTAAGTAATACTTCCGCCGGTATTGCTTTAATCGGCTATCCCGACAGAGTTTTTATCGATGCTAACTATGCCGTTATTAATGCATTGGGTTATCCGGATATAGAATCCTTAAAAAGGCATAGTCTAACCGAGATTTATCCTGATGAATCAACTTATAAAAGAATCGAGGGGACAGCTAATAAGATATTGAAAGAAGGAAAGGGATTTGAACGCGATATACCGATATTAAGGAAAGACGGAACAATTATTTATGCCGATTTTTACGGACAAAAAATAAATGGATGGGCTGGCGGCAAAGAACAGATATTATGGACAATAATGGATATAACGGAAAGACACAGGCTGGCAGAAGAGCTTTCTTATCAAGCTTTTTATGACGAGCTTACCGGTCTTCCAAACCGCCGCTCATTATCCATTGAGATGGAAAGAGCAATATCGAGAACAAACCGCCGCAAAAAATTTCTTGCCTTTTCTATTATGGACATAGACGATTTTAAGCCTATTAACGATACATTCGGGCATCATGTCGGAGATTATGTATTAAAAATAGTTTCCGCCAGACTTAAGGAAGTATTGCGCAAGACCGATTTTATTGCGAGACTCGGCGGAGATGAATTTGTTATTATCGTTGAAGATATAGATAATAAAAACGAGCTTGAATCTATATTGGAAAAAATAGAAAAAAAGATTAAAGAACCTATATTTTTAGAAAATAGCAATGAAATAACCGTCTATCTTAGCATGGGCGTTTATATGTACGACGGTACTATTAAAAGCAAAGAATTGCCTAATCCCGATAATTTTTTGCGTTACGCCGACCAGGCATTATACGAGAGCAAAAATAAAAAGTCCGACCGCTTAAAATATTACGCTTTTTATGGAGAAATATTACAATAAATTATTATATTTTTTCATAGGATACTGCATAGGATAGATTGTATAGGATTTATAGGATTTTATAAACAGCGTATTTGTTTATGTTTCTTGCTTATTCTTAAATTATCTTGATACTATGTATGAAAATCCTATACAGTTAATTTCGTTGCCAATAACTGGTGGAGCTGATCGGGGTCGAACCGACGACCTCTTGCATGCCATGCAAGCGCTCTGCCAACTGAGCTACAGCCCCATTATATAAATTTCGGTTT belongs to Candidatus Acidulodesulfobacterium acidiphilum and includes:
- a CDS encoding diguanylate cyclase — protein: MKKNIESRLREYSTLTASNLSASIKDQINAHFHDLNFLKKEFLNVNDGHLSPSKKALQVFKSFKKYHPGIAAINILNSSMNKVVWSSSKNAFKNIQNTIFTKVYGYKDRYVGTLYFEKYNKKFVIPMNERIIDKQGYTLGFIGSPFIISNFNAISTPRYINAYLMEKISGKTISSWQKGKFDINEKNPQNFSGGASIKIADYPWIIKAGWTSSTFEKLFWRKEHIYLIIVILFTLLFIILDVIANITFKKILRLKSYQSAAISAQEAVLFLKNAESIYKHIVDLIVAKTDSMGSVLVVPDKEKGYFIPVAACADDEEHEKNLLKIKPSFRSDDIMGNMPVSIAYKEKKVIGPIYSFNKKIIDKYPTFSRVKSLMAFPIFKDLESDPAAILGIQSDSKYYFNKDMISVIKQLINSLGLALNNIDVNKRLVYETEHQKRLIEFNFFLAQMNQLISRTENEKIFIDSICEMAVNYIGLKLVWIAQPDEKGDVHFISYQGIQGLVERLNISVNSDVQEGHSSVGRAWRSKKAVYIPSFKNDPSMRPWLEINKEFGLLSSASMPIMRGGVIWAVLTVLHSEENFFDDDLKNLMEEIALDIGYGLDRIDLINDKKRESEIRNAFLSNTSAGIALIGYPDRVFIDANYAVINALGYPDIESLKRHSLTEIYPDESTYKRIEGTANKILKEGKGFERDIPILRKDGTIIYADFYGQKINGWAGGKEQILWTIMDITERHRLAEELSYQAFYDELTGLPNRRSLSIEMERAISRTNRRKKFLAFSIMDIDDFKPINDTFGHHVGDYVLKIVSARLKEVLRKTDFIARLGGDEFVIIVEDIDNKNELESILEKIEKKIKEPIFLENSNEITVYLSMGVYMYDGTIKSKELPNPDNFLRYADQALYESKNKKSDRLKYYAFYGEILQ